The Lolium rigidum isolate FL_2022 chromosome 2, APGP_CSIRO_Lrig_0.1, whole genome shotgun sequence genomic interval aatatgctacccagctttctatgcccatcttcacaacctgggtacaacaatttgtggtggtcctctaacatcttgtcgaaccgcaacctctccttatccgtgccacgctctcttcttgcatcgaaatggcccgacgaagatcatcatcaacgggatcatctcgatgcctgttcttcacctccttcttcttcattgtcgtccattgcggtatcaaagcattcggagaacatagatcggtactggtcatcattatcttcttcctcatcgccgtcttccatcataaccccttcttctccgtgcttggtccaaacattatagctggacatgaatccaaaccgaagcaggtggctcttaatgtctcttgagcaagagtaatccttctcgttcttacattttagacatggacaacacataaaaccttgcttcgacttgttggcctcggccacaagcgaggaaagaattcacgccctctccgaaagcggggcacatcggttaccgtacatccatggatgactcatccgcatcataagtacaattatatatgtatcagatgcaatcaccttgctaaaattagtattgtacggactatgcatatatatatagtcgagaaaatagttgctaaccttttaggatcaaaaaaaggagaaatcttatcaaataaaaccaagtggcatccctctcacaagcattccatcaaacacctcttgtgcacatgtagaaaaaatgagctagcatacacctccaccttcaccaccaaggaaaaaatgaggtgggggggggtggctggctgcttctatatatataggggggacattttgtcgcgggccgtattacgacccgcgacaaaggggtggccacgtcgctcctaacccttttgtcgcgggtcgtaatacggcccgcgacaaaaggccgcgacaaaagcctccgcgcgctccacatggtttcggggcgacgtggccaggccatttgtcgcgggtgcaggcgcgcccgcgacaaaaggctcccacggaagccctgttttccactagtgataaaTGATATTATTGCTTGGTTTTCCACCCATCCACCCCTACCTGTCTCTTATAGCCACGAGACAGGCCCAAGCAGTTCATTACAAGAGATAAGGTTTAATTAAAGACAACAAGCTTAAGCTAATGACTAAGGAACGTGGCCCTCGTCAGGCCGTTGGATGTGCTCGCAACGGTCAGGCCTGACAAGGCTATTCTCCTGGCTTCATTGTGAAGAACAAAACCAAGAGCTAGCTGCCATGTCTGCATCGAGTTACAGATAATGGGTCACATTTGTCCGGCTGTCCCGTTCTGTTAGGAAACACATAAATCATACTAGCTCCCTCCACTCCATATAGTTAAAgataattcagatgtatctagacacatgttATGTACAGATATACGTCTGAATCTTCGACAACAAATATGAaacgggagggaggagaggtactGAATTGGTGAAGAGAACGTACTGCCGCGTTCACCTGGTGATGGAGATCAATTCTGTTCATACGTCAAAAGGAGATTAATGAAGAACGCTGGTGTGAAGGGGTACTAGAAAGGTCGATTGATCCTTTTTTTTTGGGCACCCACTCGTGCAGCTTGGGCCTGAAGATCAACGTGCATCAACAACCACATCAGACTAAACATGCCTCTTGGTAAACTttccccaacacctgtctacgtcGTGTCATAAGTCAGGCCGTGGCTGCGTGCAGATGGGACATTTGTGTTTTGATCGTTTCAAACCTCAGAATGGTCTAATTAAACCCCTATTAGTTCACAGTAATCACCAACTAAAACACTCCCCGTCCAGCCGAGCCATTGCCATCGCCACCTCCCAGCTGCGCCTCTCCGAGCCGCGCATGAGCGAGAAAGAAAGATGATTCTCGCGTTGCTGATCGCGGTTCTAGTATGCTGGGCTGGTCCGCCGCCGGCAGCAGCCGCGGGGACGGCGATGCAGCCGGGGGAGGCGTGCCTGCGGCGCTGCGGCAACATCGACATCCCGTACCCATTCGGCGTGGGCAGCGGGTGCCACCTCGAGACGGGGGACTGGACATTCTCCCTCAGCTGCAACCGCACCTCCGACGGGCGGCAGCGGCTGTACAACTACCAGATCGAGGTGGTGGACATGTCGGTGCGGCACGGGCAGCTGCGCATCTACAGCCTCATCAACCCGTGGTGCTACAACTCCAGCACGGGCGCCATGAACGGGCAGAACAACTGGTGGTACGACATGTCCATCACCAACTTCCGCATCAACGACGCGCTGAACCGCTTCACCGTCGTCGGCTGCAACTCGCTCGCCTACATCCGCTCCCTCAACGACACCACCGACCTCTACATGACGGGGTGCATGGCCATGTGCCCCGGCGTGGGCAGGCTCGAGAACGGCTCGTGCGCCGGGGTGGGCTGCTGCCAGACGGCCATCCCGTCGGGCCTCAACGGGTACCAGATCTCCTTCGAGGAGAAGTTCAACACCTCCGGGACGTCCAGCTTCAGCCCCTGCAGCTACGCCGTGCTGCTCGAGGCAGCCGCCTTCGACTTCCGCACCACCTACATCACCACCGATGAGTTCATGGCGGCCAATGGCAACCAGGTGCCGCTCGTGCTCGACTGGGCCATCGGGAACAAGACGTGCCAGGAGGCCAAGCGCAACGCGTCGGCCTACGCCTGCGTCAGCGGGAACAGCGAGTGCGTCGACTCCAAGTACGGTCGAGGCAAGGGCTACCTCTGCAACTGCTCCGACGGCTACGACGGCAATCCCTATCTCCTCAACGGCTGCCAAGGTATGTGACATCTTCTCTTCTTTTCTCCCCACCGGAGCTGGCGAAATCATGGTGATTCACGTGTGTTTTGGTTGGCGCCTGCAGATATCAACGAGTGCGAAAGCTCCAGGTACCCGTGCTCTGTTCCTGGTACTTGCGTCAATACTATCGGAGGATACAGCTGCGTTTGCCCTGACGAGAAATCAGGCAACGCATACAACGGAACATGCGAGCGAAGAAAATCCCAGCTTGGATGGGAGATCGCCATTGGTAAgccaaaggcaaagcttttgcctcttgcttcaaaaaaaataaaaaaatcggcCGGTTGTCTGCTTCTCGCAAAAATGCGAGTTTATATCTATTTTTTTTTGTCACTGATTCGATTTCTCAATTTGACTGCTGCAGGAGTCAGCATCAGCATCATCGTGCTGATAATCACCGCCTCCTGCGTGTACATGATCTACGCGAAACGGAGGCTCGCCAAGATCAAGAGCGAGTACTTCAAGCAGCACGGGGGCCACACGCTGTTCGATGAGATGAGGTCGAGGCAGGGGCTCTCCTTCAAGCTCTTCACCCAGGAGGAGCTGGAAGAGGCAACGGGCAGGTTCGACGAGCGCCACGTGATCGGCAAGGGCGCCAACGGCACCGTGTACAAGGGCACCACCAAGGACGGCTGCGTCGTCGCCATCAAGAAGTGCCGGCTCGCCAGCGAGAGGCAGAAGAAGGAGTTCGGCAAGGAGATGCTCATCGTCTCCCAGATCAACCACCGCTACATCGTCAAGCTCTACGGCTGCTGCCTCGAGGTGGAGGTGCCCATGCTCGTCTACAAGTACATCCCCAACGGCACCCTCTACAGGCTCATCCACGGCAGGCGCGACGGCCCACGCATCCCCTTCACGGCGCGTCTCAAGATCGCCCACCAGACCGCCGAGGCGCTCTCCTACCTCCACTCGTGGGCCTCGCCGCCCATCATCCACGGCGACGTCAAGACCTCCAACATACTCCTCGACGAGGACTACACGGCCAAGGTCTCCGACTTCGGGGCCTCCACGCTGGCGCCCACGGACGAGGCCCAGTTCGTCACGTTCGTGCAGGGCACCTGCGGGTACCTAGACCCGGAGTACATGAGGACGTGCAAGCTGACGGACAAGAGCGACGTGTATAGCTTCGGCGTCGTCCTGCTGGAGCTGCTGACCTGCAGGAAGGCGCTCAACCTGGAGGAGCTCGAGGAGGAGAAGTACCTCTCGTCGCAGTTCCTGCTGGTCCTAGGGGAGAACAGGCTGGAGGAGATGCTAGACCCCCAGATCAAGAGCGAGCAGAGCATCGAGTTGCTCGAGCAGGCCGCGGAGCTGGCGAGGCAGTGCTTGGAGATGCTGGGCGAGAAAAGGCCGACGATGCGGGAGGTCGCGGAGGAGCTTGATAGGCTGAGCAAGCTGGCGCAACATCCATGGGGGCCGCCGGATTCTGGGGAGCTACTTGGGTTGCTCCGTAGCTCACCCTCACCGACCACGTACTCTGGCCACTCTAGACTAGAGCTTGGTAGCAGCAATAGAAACGTTAGTTTCGGTGACACTGAATACATAGGAATTCAGTCTCCGCGTTGATTGATGATACAATTTTGGGGTGTACTGCAAGGCTGGAGCTATACAACACTCGCAGGACTAGTTTTCCTTTATGTGGAACCATCGCTTGTACAGCTTTGTATACAAAAGAAAGAATTGTCTATCTGTAAAACTAATTAAGAACGAAGCTCGTGTAAGATcggatttgcatcgtgattcatgcATTTAAGTTGCAAGTTGGACTGTAAATGAGGTTGCAACTACGAAAGAAGCCTCCGAACTGTTAGATTTATTTCGTGATTCATGCTAACGATGAGTTGCAACGTAGGTTGCAATTTAGTGACGTCATTGACTGAGAATGAAATTCCTGCTCAATTGAATGATTATCATGTGTTTTGTAGGTTTTGTGGGAAATAGTCTGGATGGCTAGTCCTATGGACCTCCATACCCTCTTATATGTAGCTCATGGTAGTTCACTCGTACACTAGAATAATCTAGACACTACTACTAAACTAACACTTCCTAGAACATTCCAGATTACTACACTTCATAGCAGTCCGCTGAAATATATATTAGACTATCCTAGGACACTACTACTACTCTACTATACTGAAACAATCTCCAACCCTCATTCCCATCTTGTTACATGCCAACAAATATTCCGTACTACCTAATCTGCTATTTGTTCTCTAGAGGTTACATGACTTAATTTCAAGGTTCTTTTGTCGCGCTGATTTTTGATGAAGAATCGATCTATTTTCACATGCTTTGTTCGATCATGTTGAACAGGATTGTTAGCTATGTTAATTGCCGACTTTTTATCGCACCAAAGATTTAATGGCCCTCTCCGTAGTAGCTTCAATTCCGATAGGAGGCCTTTCATCCATAACATCTCACTCAAACACATGGGCACTATACTCTACTTCTACAGAGACCACCTAAGGATACCAAGTTTCCTCCTACAAAGACACAAAAGCCTAATGTTGACCTTCTGTCATCAAGTCAACTAGCCCAATCAGCGTCACAATATCCCTCCACATTCAAGTACCCATTAGCCTTGAACCATAGACCTCTTCTAGGACTTCCTTTTAGATAGAGCAAAATTCTATAAGTTGCCACTAGATGTCCACTTCTTGGATCATGCATGTAGCGGCTCACCACATTCACATCATAGGATATACCAGGTCTCTTGTGGTATAAATAGATAAGTGTACCAACAAGCCGTTGGTAGCACTTTCTATCAACTAGATCTCCTGATTGAGCACATAGGTGGTGATTTTGCTCAATATGAGTTGAAGCAACTCGACACCCAAGTGTAGCAGGAGTAGATCCAATACATACTTCCATTGAGAGATAACTATTCCTTTAGGAGATCTTGCAATGTCAATGCCCAAACAATACCTGAGTTGTCCTAGATCCTTAACCTCAAATTCTTTGCTCAATCTCACCTTCAGCCGACTGATCTCCTCATGATCGTCTCCTGTGATAACAATATTATCCACGTAAACTGCGAACATGGTAATATGGTGCCTTGAATTCCTATAGAACACAGTATGATCCCCGTTACATTGTTTGTAACCCATATTGCACATGGCTCGCCAGGACCTATCAAACCATGTCCTTGGTAACTACTTGAGATCATACAGAGACTTATTCAATTTGCACACCTTCCCCCTGGTGTTAGAGTTACTAAATACTGGTGGAATGTCCATATAAACACCTTCAAGAAGATCTCCATGCAAGAATGCATTCTTGACATCCAAGTGATGCAAGGACCAACCAAAATTAGCAACACAAGAAGTAAGAGTTCTTATAGTACTCACCTTTGCAACAGGCGCAAAGGTCTTGTCATATTCAATCCCATATGTTTGACTGTAACCCCTTACCACCAACCTTGCCTTGTATCATTCTATTTTCCCTTCTGGGGTTTGCTTCACGGATACCCATTTGCAAGTAACTGGAAGTAAATGGACGTTTTCCAGCTggaagagaaacaagatcccatgtATTGTTCCTCTCAAGAGCTTTCATTTcctccaacatggcctcgtaccactTTGGGTCTTGTTTTACTTCTTTCCAATCTCTTGGAATCACCACAAATTGCAATGATGCAACGAAGTCCTTGTAGCTTGGAGACAAAGATGTATATGATACATAATTAGCTATGTCATGTTCATCACTATACCTTTTAGGAGGCTTTCCAGGTCCAACTCAAATTCCTTACCTCAAGGCAATGTGCAATCCATTGAGTCTCTTGTATTAGCTGGAGTTGGTGTGGTGTATGTCTCGCCATCAGGAAATTCAATAAGTTCAACACCTCTCGAAGCATGTTGCTCCCATTGTACTTGTGTGTCACCACTCAGAACATGTTGCTCCCTGTAatatcccaaatttcaaaacaatgaagaagacCAATTCccttttccaaaatttggagccaacaattTTTTTGAATTACTTTCCCTTATGTGCATAGTGTTCATACATGTATGTGGGGTTTTTAACATAAAGGTTTGTTTGAAGTGTTGAACAagttcaaaaccctaaaccctatcccttttcaaaatcaaagatgaacaaagaaaagaaaaaataaaataaaaggtgaGGCATATGTGAGCTTATGGACATTTTTTCAAATAATGGCCTATGCCACATTTACTTTAcctaaatggtttgaaaccattactaaACCCAACTTGACACTCAATCAACGCAAAACAAAGACTTTTGgtcaaggaaaaagaaaagaaaataaaaaatggaaTTCACATTTGAGCTTATGGacacttttgcaaatctttaacctaggccattttactTTGTTTTGATGGTTTGGAAACATTACTAAACTCAAAGTAATAACATTttaatcaaagaaatgcaaaacaaatcaaaagaaaaatcaaaaacaagtcacatatgataatggtcatttttgaaaTTTATAGCATGATGCCTACtctgagcccctgtattaagaaatttctaaactaaaccttcTCAACTCtttacacctcatccaagagcacatcaaggtgatcacTTTCGGTGTTGACCATCCATGCAAATTCTTTTTCAATTGCTTATTATAAGCATGCCAAGGGGCAACATTGAATCAGACTATAGATCACCCCAATTTTGATTTTTCACCAAACCACCACCACTTTGCAAACCAAGTCCACTAGGAGATGCCCAACATTATTTGAACATCACCCACAAAAGAGTTtggcaaaatttaaaaatatgtttcatgcggccattgtgtcgaacacttggtggGAAGAAATCAGAGATGAGCAAACCCTCTTATATCCAACAGGTTTTAGACTAAACCATCACTCCTTATGTCATCATTGACTTCTCCTTGAACCCCTTGGACAAAGCCAAGCACCTGTACCATAGTACCATGATGATTTTGACCAGAACAAGACCATGCCGAGCCACCATGCCACTCACCATGCTCACCATGTCATCCTCCCTCTCTAGTCCccctcaccttgtcaaatagACAATACTCACTCCCCCTGGTCATGCTCGTACTCGCCAAGGACGAAGGAGAGCACCACATAGCCCGGACCAGCCCGTGCCCCGTGATGCCAGACGCGCCAGCGCGCGCATGGACACGCCCACGGGCACTGCAGAGCACGTCGTCGCCCCGTCACTGCTGACCTCCCTTTGCCCTCTCCTCTCGCACACGCACTCCACCACGACGCCAGCAACCTCCTAGACATCTCCATTTCCCCGCGCGCGTCCTGTAGCTGACGCCACCGTCGACGACTTCCGCCGGCCGCGTGACAGACACTGACGTCGCCCGCACGCTCCCGTCCACCTCCTGCTACGCCATGACGCGCACTAGGACCGCCAGACGACACTGAGCAACGACGCATCCTCGCCCACGCCTCTCCGCTGAtgtagcatcgtcgacgacgatgacCTGCCCGTGAGCCGCAACACCTCGacaaccctataaaaggaggcctcccccTTGCTGTTTCTTCACACCATTCGCCTTCACTCATCTCCCTGAGCCTCCTCGAGTAGCGCCACCTCTCAATTTAGTCTGTAGACCACCAATTCCTCACCGGAGATCCGCCAGCACCTCtgcaagctcgccgtcgattggagccgtccCAGGAGCAGCCGCCGGTACCAAGAGCCTCGCCATCGTCTTCCACGTCGATCGCCGCCAACCCCGACCCTCGCCGGACCTCCAGTGAGCCaccgaccccctagcctcgccaccATTAGGGTTgggtctcgtcggagacgacgacgaccctctaTCGTGCAATCTTGTTTTAATCCTACGGTCGCGgtgcgcgtaccgcttcgggctgGTTAAGACACGCTGACAGTGGGTCCCtttgtcaggcggcccgtgcgTGCGAGACGTGCTACTGGGCCGGcctgcttctctctctctctctccctggccCATTTCAGTTTCCCGTGCGAGCCCATCCATTTGaatttgttattttcattttaattcaaattcaatactggtgcccaATTCAAAATTCAATAGAACAAAACCTACCGAGCCAAAATTcatgaattttatatttttggaaagcttatgaaattcccTATCCAACCCAAGTAGTCTCAGCCCTTGATTCATTACAGAGAAATTGCAACAAAAACAACAAGGCAGTGACTTTtccaaattcaaacatttattaaaaatcaaccataatccaTTTTGAGTcgtttccaactctcaaaaatcacattcatATTGTCTTTAtaaatatgcaaaaatatgacatggttgtttcaaaggatcatgggctagattcaaatagtggctatgtggccatttctagctcatttaaattatttcaaaattagtatttgaaatctatgagatgtagcatctcatttaaatcactttcacaagtaattcaatgtgaggtgatgaccttagtcttcatgaccccatatgtaattacttgagaatattaaatccttTGTccaaaagtagtatttaaattgtatgagatatagtatgtcatttaaatcattttcccaaatggataaagatgaagtggtgactttggtcaacatgatctcatactttgttatttgaggaaattaaatcttagtaattttcaatgagaggaaattattttcccaacactaaataaagaaaaccctagtattaagttgggtgatgattgtgatgatgctagatcatcttgtgtgataaatagagtacttaagtattgcttggtgattgttacctcgtatccgtttatagacgctagtaccaaaggctacgaggaggaggaggtcttctacgaagaagaagaggaacactttgaccactataccactcaaggcaagctattaccaatacaagCTCCCATACTACAAGCTATACCTTTGCAAGATACTCTTGCCATATTCTTTTGTTTAAGAATTTTGTCCaaacccaagtttttatcttgcaatcatTTACTTTGTTTACCAAAGCTTTTTCTTATAATTGATATTGGTCTAGaggtagaatactacaagagcttcaaacttagcctagagagttaaaacttagttagcacccctcatgattagttgctagtgctaaactaaaattgaccactctagatgggaacttgtgaagcaaatgattttgaaaaccttggaatgatgattcattctattgaaagttttgaaggtgaatgtgatctttgaatgacaaggtgactctttgacaaaaactgatggttgggttcggatgcgataccattccaatttttaagtacccccacaatacctgaatctgggtagggcttaactggaaacttatgtatgttagtacgggttccctctgaacaagcgtcataggggttatgccgaggctgcctccgttgaaagtgaaatgacgtgaaatgaggtgaatgtccaacccaagccctttgcagttcccaggatggcggtttgccatggctgggaggccaaactcatagggagaggtgcttgtactagggtatgtaaatgaaaggttatgattggtagtccgcacactgagtgtgataaataagggccagttacccctgacggattattgcaattattgtggcacaagtgtacgacctctgcagagtgtaaaactattcgaatagccgcgtccgcggtcatggacagttggaaaggccatactgttccgtcatcagaacttttcaaaatgtgacatgtgactggtgacttgtgacttgaacttgaaatgagactttgacttgaatcacaacagagttgtgggaatgacactaatgttcccacttgagttaagttaggcaaataaagTGTCTTTGACTtctaagtgtttatgaaataaaactagctttgtgcaaatgaacctagagcttagaatccattagagatattagtacttctattagtgatagtttgcgagtactttaaaagtactcacggctttgtccctggctattcaaatggccagactatgaagaggagaaccagtaccaggaggatggacagcatgacgtctatgataactaggactactcctgacgtcaagcgttgcctgtggaacagatggaccgctactacgtttcttccgtcgtgtgttttgtaattgatcattagatcaactattattgtaagactggatcatgtgatcccttgatgtaagactattatggtttgtaatgaattatgttctgtgatatcaatatattatgtctcgcaaaaacaatattcctgggattgcgatgtatggcataatatgcatctggaattaaaaaacTGGGTGTTGACACTCCCCCCTGCACATGTGTGTCACCTGCTGATGGAGCTTGCTGCTCATGTTGTGATTGACTTCTTGTATACACATTCAAATTGTTTTCCTCATTCGTCTTTCTCCATCTCTCTTCATCGATAGGTTGTCTCCTTGTATACACCTTCAAATATTCTTCCTCATTCGGCTTTCTCCACCTCTCTTCACTCACATTACAAGGGATCGAATCAACCACGACTCTCGTAGATTCATTTTCCTTTGTGCTCAACACTTTACTCTCCCCCTCTcgtctagcctcacacaagactcTTTGAATGTCATATCCATGCTCACAAATGTTCTCTGTTCACTAGGGCTCCAACATTTATAGCTTTTTTTTTGTCCAGATGGGTATCCAATGAAAATGCACTTCACAACACGTGGATCCAATTTTCCAACTGAGGTCTATGGTCTCTAACAAAGCATGTGCACCCAACCACCTTTGGTGGAACGATGAACTCATTTCTGCCATAGATCATTTCACATGGAGTCTTCATCCCAAGCACTCTTGATGGCATCCGGTTGATGAGATACGTAGCAGTCATAGCCACTTCACTTCATAAGAATTTAGGCACATTCATCGTAAAGATCAGTGACCGAGCAACCTCCAGCAGATGACGATTCTTTCATTCAGCTACTCCATTTTGTGGAGAAGTATCACGACACGAAGTTTGATGAAGTGTTCCTTTTTCTGAAAGAAAATTGCCAAAATCATTGTTCACATACTCCGTCTCATTATCTGTCCTGATAATATGAATACGCGGCACGTAAATGACTTTGGACATATGCATGGAAGTCCTTGAAGCATGTAATCAGCTCACTTTTATGTTTCATGAGATATATCCAAGTCATCCAGGAGTAGCAATCAATGAAGGTGACAAAATACTTCATTCCACTAACACGGACCCTAGGGGATGTCCAAACATCTGAGTGAATCAATAAAAAAGGGTGACGTGCTTCGTAGTCCACGACTCGTGTATGATGTCCTTGTATGTTTTCCAAACTCACATGCATCACACACAAGGTTTTCTTTATTCACCTTCTTTATTTCTTCGGGGAATATATTACTCATAGTATCAAAGGACATATGGCCTAATCGACAATGTTGGAGTATCACCCTTgcctcatcatcatttgagataaCTGTGAGAGCAATGCGCACTTCATCATCGGTTTACCGTCTATCCAAGTACCACCGTCCCTTATGTATCACACTTATCCCAAGCCTCCTTCCAGTTTTCTCTCCTCAATTATAGAATTGTACCGATCGGTAATTATTCGACAATTAATGTCATCAACCAAGGAGCTCATAGACAACAAACTCACCGGAAATGA includes:
- the LOC124687665 gene encoding putative wall-associated receptor kinase-like 16, which produces MILALLIAVLVCWAGPPPAAAAGTAMQPGEACLRRCGNIDIPYPFGVGSGCHLETGDWTFSLSCNRTSDGRQRLYNYQIEVVDMSVRHGQLRIYSLINPWCYNSSTGAMNGQNNWWYDMSITNFRINDALNRFTVVGCNSLAYIRSLNDTTDLYMTGCMAMCPGVGRLENGSCAGVGCCQTAIPSGLNGYQISFEEKFNTSGTSSFSPCSYAVLLEAAAFDFRTTYITTDEFMAANGNQVPLVLDWAIGNKTCQEAKRNASAYACVSGNSECVDSKYGRGKGYLCNCSDGYDGNPYLLNGCQDINECESSRYPCSVPGTCVNTIGGYSCVCPDEKSGNAYNGTCERRKSQLGWEIAIGVSISIIVLIITASCVYMIYAKRRLAKIKSEYFKQHGGHTLFDEMRSRQGLSFKLFTQEELEEATGRFDERHVIGKGANGTVYKGTTKDGCVVAIKKCRLASERQKKEFGKEMLIVSQINHRYIVKLYGCCLEVEVPMLVYKYIPNGTLYRLIHGRRDGPRIPFTARLKIAHQTAEALSYLHSWASPPIIHGDVKTSNILLDEDYTAKVSDFGASTLAPTDEAQFVTFVQGTCGYLDPEYMRTCKLTDKSDVYSFGVVLLELLTCRKALNLEELEEEKYLSSQFLLVLGENRLEEMLDPQIKSEQSIELLEQAAELARQCLEMLGEKRPTMREVAEELDRLSKLAQHPWGPPDSGELLGLLRSSPSPTTYSGHSRLELGSSNRNVSFGDTEYIGIQSPR